A genome region from Lytechinus pictus isolate F3 Inbred chromosome 16, Lp3.0, whole genome shotgun sequence includes the following:
- the LOC129279536 gene encoding alkaline ceramidase 3-like produces MDSCSLRACIRRSACISTQRPLIKRNITMAPAPPSQDDLEGYWGPPTSTLDWCEENYVTSYYIAEWWNTLSNLFMIVLPIISSVYMWKENVEMRYIWANLSLLVVGIGSWCFHMTLLYGMQLLDELPMVWGSIVMIYISFESCEKPGNLNTKLLTALFIYCLLITIIYLTAVNPLIHQVGYGFLVVLLVGRGIYMLRYYGRHKNKFLYAYCLGLYAFAFFLWNIDNNLCTSVRSLRKSLPFPLSAVTQLHGWWHIMAGTSTHCFVILMCNFRSNYLRRENKLEYTAGLIPFVRHPVKGYEMNHNM; encoded by the exons ATGGATTCCTGCAGTTTGCGTGCATGCATTAGACGCTCTGCATGCATAAGCACTCAACGTCCACTCATCAAACGGAACATCACCATGGCTCCCGCTCCACCTTCGCAAGATGATTTGGAAGGATATTGGGGCCCTCCAACATCTACACTTGATTGGTGTGAAGAGAATTATGTGACATCTTATTACATTGCAGAATGGT GGAATACGTTATCCAACCTATTCATGATTGTGCTCCCTATAATCTCCAGTGTATACATGTGGAAAGAGAATGTGGAAATGAGATATATCTGGGCTAACCTTAGCTTATTAG TTGTTGGGATTGGCTCATGGTGTTTTCATATGACATTGTTATATGGCATGCAG TTGCTTGATGAGCTTCCTATGGTTTGGGGATCAATAGTCATGATTTACATCAG TTTTGAGAGCTGTGAAAAACCAGGGAATTTGAACACAAAGCTCCTTACAGCTCTGTTCATCTACTGTTTATTAATAACCATCATTTACCTCACAGCCGTCAATCCTCTTATTCATCAG GTTGGATATGGGTTTTTAGTAGTGCTACTGGTTGGGCGTGGTATATATATGTTACG aTACTATGGAAGGCACAAAAACAAGTTCCTCTACGCATATTGCTTAGGGCTGTATGCATTTGCATTCTTCCTTTGGAACATTGATAACAACTTATGCACAAGCGTTAG ATCCCTCCGCAAGTCCCTGCCATTTCCTTTAAGTGCAGTAACACAGCTACATGGCTGGTGGCACATAATGGCGGGCACCAGTACtcattgttttgtcattttaat GTGCAACTTTAGATCAAATTACCTACGACGGGAAAATAAACTCGAG tatACTGCTGGTCTGATTCCATTCGTCCGTCATCCGGTGAAAGGTTACGAGATGAATCACAACatgtaa
- the LOC129279539 gene encoding uncharacterized protein C5orf34 homolog, giving the protein MMDSDVRPVSMVMTCDDAVEMTFVDGSRVQLSPCGSCFIYDPPASQEISHSYQRKDLGPSHPLYASNRIQQRTCFVTSICRSKVKAALEFRNRFALCPFLSAATTQGESTLELYTNITQVEWSNSDRTGTFRQLPDHSLELTSVDSLATMILSPNGQDFSVKYLCKLQPDGERPLDVHAEPEHQMVQSSELNGDYKESLRCHQRTTSDVKLCPDHSSGGFIYQGEGQFMPHCQVHGSDPKVAHRISPEDRDLLVTGRMRCKFWYMWVIQNHSVAHCPRYWRQPLNLLLNHHASLQKTPDESTTLSKGNVPGPMTDKLRNQSSPVPPSLPLRCGESHLHKHHWRPIRQECTVDDRGEADTLTMYGRKVSVLVVGGVVYR; this is encoded by the exons ATGATGGATTCAGATGTACGACCTGTTTCCATGGTGATGACCTGCGATGACGCAGTGGAGATGACATTCGTGGATGGATCAAGGGTCCAGCTTTCTCCTTGTGGGTCATGTTTCATTTACGACCCACCTGCAAGCCAAGAAATCTCACATTCCTATCAGAGGAAAGATTTAGGACCAAGCCATCCTCTCTATGCATCCAACAGGATACAGCAGAGGACATGCTTTGTTACTAGCatctgcaggtcaaaggtcaaagcaGCTCTTGAATTTAGAAATCGGTTTGCTTTGTGTCCTTTCCTTTCTGCTGCTACTACACAGGGAGAGAGTACATTG gaACTGTATACCAACATCACCCAAGTGGAATGGTCCAACTCAGATAGAACGGGTACCTTCAGACAGCTCCCTGACCATTCTCTTGAGCTGACCTCGGTGGATAGCCTTGCTACAATGATCCTTTCACCCAATGGTCAAGACTTCTCGGTCAAGTATCTCTGTAAGCTCCAACCAGATGGTGAAAGACCACTGGACGTCCATGCAGAGCCTGAACATCAAATGGTACAAAGCTCAGAACTCAATGGGGATTACAAGGAAAGCCTTAGGTGTCACCAAAGGACCACAAGTGATGTGAAACTCTGCCCAGACCATAGTAGTGGAGGGTTCATCTACCAAGGAGAAGGACAATTCATGCCACACTGTCAGGTTCATGGTTCTGACCCCAAGGTGGCACACAGGATATCTCCAGAAGATAGAGATCTTTTAGTGACAGGCAGAATGAGGTGCAAGTTCTGGTATATGTGGGTTATACAGAACCACTCGGTTGCCCATTGTCCACGGTATTGGAGGCAGCCGTTGAATCTGTTGTTGAATCACCATGCAAGCCTTCAGAAGACACCAGATGAAAGTACCACTTTGTCCAAAGGAAATG ttcctGGTCCTATGACAGACAAGCTTCGGAACCAGTCTAGTCCAGTACCACCCTCCCTACCCCTGAGGTGTGGTGAAAGTCACCTTCACAAGCATCACTGGAGACCGATCAGACAGGAGTGTACTGTAGATGATAGGGGTGAGGCTGATACCCTTACCATGTATGGCAGAAAGGTCTCCGTTCTGGTCGTTGGAGGAGTGGTTTACAGGTag